A genomic segment from Diospyros lotus cultivar Yz01 chromosome 5, ASM1463336v1, whole genome shotgun sequence encodes:
- the LOC127802803 gene encoding UV-stimulated scaffold protein A homolog isoform X2: MVRYLALLIIDELFMRSKLFRTLVVENLDQLLALSVGFRRNLPLPAPPAVASVLRSKAIEFLEKWNASYGPYHRQLRLGVDYLKNTMRLQFPNFQANAARIQRERREREMKTKEILLIKFETLKENFSSIKNELCTTIDEIKECLEIVGEKNENLPLSFMDDEEMEEFRNSELRQIRLDSLKEGQKVQETSDNKVVFDALRELYRLLVTKHLVSVQDWISVLIRVEVVDNRFRDSALKEFIDIQRLLQSVKKKCEEAGCSLPDSRNHEEEDIWEEGTLESSNNKSSGNFDNQDDDSTNFNSQVDDSTNFGSQIDDSAIASTSLEVKKKASKRKDTKTDCDKNVEHEGDESGSNPLRSKLLAEAPVMKWGSFLDNWGSNRDVLANQRGLELEGHWGRVEYDAVIPAAKIAELNVQTTLYEEDNVEIQPCRAPLGTKGGLCQRRDLRVCPFHGPIIPRDNEGKPILQTSSLEEKTPDYGTDLMEKLAKQAVNNVRNRDKEEVKKREHDKQALKRAKLAKVREHNQAVLRDAALASTSRSSAIGEDVETSSQEKSLARNKKQTTLASMLKRKVTSKDRLAQRLLHSRARDATTRQLTMGEDAKYREAFPNQW, from the exons ATG GTAAGATACCTTGCACTTCTAATAATAGATGAACTTTTCATGCGGTCAAAACTCTTTAGAACCCTAGTTGTTGAGAATCTGGATCAGTTATTGGCTCTAAGTGTCGGATTCAGAAGAAACTTGCCGCTTCCTGCTCCTCCTGCTGTTGCGTCTGTTTTGCGTTCAAAGGCAATTGAATTCTTAGAGAAGTGGAATGCTTCTTATGGGCCTTACCACAGACAGCTTAGATTAGGGGTTGACTACCTGAAGAACACCATGCGACTTCAATTCCCTAACTTTCAAGCTAATGCTGCTAGGATTCAGCGGGAGAGGAGGGAAAGGGAAATGAAGACAAAAGAGATTTTACTCATCAAGTTTGAAACTCTGAAGGaaaatttttcttcaatcaaGAATGAATTATGTACAACAATTGATGAGATCaaggaatgcttggaaattgttggtgaaaaaaatgaaaacttgcCACTGAGTTTTATGGATGATGAAGAAATGGAAGAGTTTCGCAATTCCGAGCTTAGGCAGATACGCCTTGATTCATTGAAAGAGGGGCAGAAAGTTCAAGAAACTAGTGACAATAAGGTGGTTTTTGATGCACTGAGGGAGCTTTACAGGCTCCTGGTGACTAAACATTTAGTTTCAGTGCAAGATTGGATTTCAGTTCTTATAAGGGTCGAAGTGGTAGACAACAGATTCAGGGACTCTGCTTTGAAAGAGTTCATTGATATTCAACGTCTTCTCCAGTCTGTGAAGAAGAAATGTGAAGAAGCTGGTTGTTCACTCCCTGACAGCCGAAATCATGAGGAGGAAGATATTTGGGAAGAGGGTACTCTTGAATCATCTAACAACAAGAGTTCTGGGAATTTTGATAACCAAGATGATGATTCTACCAATTTTAATAGCCAAGTTGACGATTCTACCAATTTTGGTAGCCAAATTGATGATTCTGCTATTGCTTCAACTTCTTTGGAGGTGAAAAAGAAAGCTTCAAAAAGGAAGGACACGAAAACAGATTGTGACAAGAACGTGGAGCATGAAGGTGATGAAAGTGGTTCAAACCCGCTTCGAAGTAAGCTTCTAGCTGAAGCTCCTGTGATGAAATGGGGTTCTTTCTTGGATAATTGGGGTTCAAACAGGGATGTCTTGGCTAACCAGAGGGGTTTGGAGCTTGAAGGTCATTGGGGTCGAGTAGAATATGATGCAGTTATTCCAGCAGCAAAAATTGCAGAGCTTAATGTTCAGACAACCCTCTATGAAGAAGACAATGTTGAAATACAGCCCTGTCGCGCTCCTTTGGGTACTAAAGGAGGACTTTGTCAGAGAAGAGATTTGAGAGTTTGCCCATTTCATGGGCCTATTATTCCACGGGACAATGAGGGAAAACCAATCTTGCAAACCTCTTCATTGGAGGAGAAAACTCCTGATTATGGGACTGATTTGATGGAGAAATTGGCAAAACAGGCAGTGAACAATGTTCGAAATAGGGATAAAGAGGAAGTAAAGAAGAGAGAACATGATAAACAGGCATTGAAGCGAGCAAAGCTTGCAAAAGTTCGAGAGCACAATCAGGCTGTCTTAAGGGATGCGGCTCTGGCCTCAACTTCTAGATCTTCAGCCATTGGAGAAGATGTAGAGACAAGCAGTCAGGAGAAGTCTTTGGCCAGAAACAAGAAGCAAACTACTCTAGCATCAATGCTGAAAAGGAAAGTGACGTCTAAAGATCGATTAGCTCAGAGGTTATTGCACAGTCGTGCCAGAGATGCTACAACAAGACAGCTTACAATGGGAGAGGATGCAAAATACAGAGAAGCCTTCCCAAATCAATggtag
- the LOC127802803 gene encoding UV-stimulated scaffold protein A homolog isoform X1: protein MMEEEQRERVVVLRLIEKATNSTAAEVDPRLLKAIKSIVRHSDSELRLAAHTLMNLMKRDHSQVRYLALLIIDELFMRSKLFRTLVVENLDQLLALSVGFRRNLPLPAPPAVASVLRSKAIEFLEKWNASYGPYHRQLRLGVDYLKNTMRLQFPNFQANAARIQRERREREMKTKEILLIKFETLKENFSSIKNELCTTIDEIKECLEIVGEKNENLPLSFMDDEEMEEFRNSELRQIRLDSLKEGQKVQETSDNKVVFDALRELYRLLVTKHLVSVQDWISVLIRVEVVDNRFRDSALKEFIDIQRLLQSVKKKCEEAGCSLPDSRNHEEEDIWEEGTLESSNNKSSGNFDNQDDDSTNFNSQVDDSTNFGSQIDDSAIASTSLEVKKKASKRKDTKTDCDKNVEHEGDESGSNPLRSKLLAEAPVMKWGSFLDNWGSNRDVLANQRGLELEGHWGRVEYDAVIPAAKIAELNVQTTLYEEDNVEIQPCRAPLGTKGGLCQRRDLRVCPFHGPIIPRDNEGKPILQTSSLEEKTPDYGTDLMEKLAKQAVNNVRNRDKEEVKKREHDKQALKRAKLAKVREHNQAVLRDAALASTSRSSAIGEDVETSSQEKSLARNKKQTTLASMLKRKVTSKDRLAQRLLHSRARDATTRQLTMGEDAKYREAFPNQW from the exons ATGATGGAGGAGGAGCAGAGAGAGAGGGTCGTGGTTCTTCGCTTGATTGAGAAGGCGACGAACTCGACGGCGGCGGAGGTGGATCCACGCCTTCTCAAAGCCATCAAATCGATCGTCCGTCACTCCGATTCCGAGCTCCGCCTCGCCGCCCACACCCTGATGAACCTCATGAAGCGAGACCACTCTCAG GTAAGATACCTTGCACTTCTAATAATAGATGAACTTTTCATGCGGTCAAAACTCTTTAGAACCCTAGTTGTTGAGAATCTGGATCAGTTATTGGCTCTAAGTGTCGGATTCAGAAGAAACTTGCCGCTTCCTGCTCCTCCTGCTGTTGCGTCTGTTTTGCGTTCAAAGGCAATTGAATTCTTAGAGAAGTGGAATGCTTCTTATGGGCCTTACCACAGACAGCTTAGATTAGGGGTTGACTACCTGAAGAACACCATGCGACTTCAATTCCCTAACTTTCAAGCTAATGCTGCTAGGATTCAGCGGGAGAGGAGGGAAAGGGAAATGAAGACAAAAGAGATTTTACTCATCAAGTTTGAAACTCTGAAGGaaaatttttcttcaatcaaGAATGAATTATGTACAACAATTGATGAGATCaaggaatgcttggaaattgttggtgaaaaaaatgaaaacttgcCACTGAGTTTTATGGATGATGAAGAAATGGAAGAGTTTCGCAATTCCGAGCTTAGGCAGATACGCCTTGATTCATTGAAAGAGGGGCAGAAAGTTCAAGAAACTAGTGACAATAAGGTGGTTTTTGATGCACTGAGGGAGCTTTACAGGCTCCTGGTGACTAAACATTTAGTTTCAGTGCAAGATTGGATTTCAGTTCTTATAAGGGTCGAAGTGGTAGACAACAGATTCAGGGACTCTGCTTTGAAAGAGTTCATTGATATTCAACGTCTTCTCCAGTCTGTGAAGAAGAAATGTGAAGAAGCTGGTTGTTCACTCCCTGACAGCCGAAATCATGAGGAGGAAGATATTTGGGAAGAGGGTACTCTTGAATCATCTAACAACAAGAGTTCTGGGAATTTTGATAACCAAGATGATGATTCTACCAATTTTAATAGCCAAGTTGACGATTCTACCAATTTTGGTAGCCAAATTGATGATTCTGCTATTGCTTCAACTTCTTTGGAGGTGAAAAAGAAAGCTTCAAAAAGGAAGGACACGAAAACAGATTGTGACAAGAACGTGGAGCATGAAGGTGATGAAAGTGGTTCAAACCCGCTTCGAAGTAAGCTTCTAGCTGAAGCTCCTGTGATGAAATGGGGTTCTTTCTTGGATAATTGGGGTTCAAACAGGGATGTCTTGGCTAACCAGAGGGGTTTGGAGCTTGAAGGTCATTGGGGTCGAGTAGAATATGATGCAGTTATTCCAGCAGCAAAAATTGCAGAGCTTAATGTTCAGACAACCCTCTATGAAGAAGACAATGTTGAAATACAGCCCTGTCGCGCTCCTTTGGGTACTAAAGGAGGACTTTGTCAGAGAAGAGATTTGAGAGTTTGCCCATTTCATGGGCCTATTATTCCACGGGACAATGAGGGAAAACCAATCTTGCAAACCTCTTCATTGGAGGAGAAAACTCCTGATTATGGGACTGATTTGATGGAGAAATTGGCAAAACAGGCAGTGAACAATGTTCGAAATAGGGATAAAGAGGAAGTAAAGAAGAGAGAACATGATAAACAGGCATTGAAGCGAGCAAAGCTTGCAAAAGTTCGAGAGCACAATCAGGCTGTCTTAAGGGATGCGGCTCTGGCCTCAACTTCTAGATCTTCAGCCATTGGAGAAGATGTAGAGACAAGCAGTCAGGAGAAGTCTTTGGCCAGAAACAAGAAGCAAACTACTCTAGCATCAATGCTGAAAAGGAAAGTGACGTCTAAAGATCGATTAGCTCAGAGGTTATTGCACAGTCGTGCCAGAGATGCTACAACAAGACAGCTTACAATGGGAGAGGATGCAAAATACAGAGAAGCCTTCCCAAATCAATggtag